In Choloepus didactylus isolate mChoDid1 chromosome 6, mChoDid1.pri, whole genome shotgun sequence, one DNA window encodes the following:
- the LOC119536177 gene encoding olfactory receptor 8B3-like, whose protein sequence is MATGNVSFVTEFILVGLTDHPDLQLPLFFFFLAMYIITVLGNLGLITLIGLNSYLHTPMYFFLFNLSFIDLCYSSVFTPKMLINFISKKNIISYQGCMAQLYFFCFFAISECYVLTSMAYDRYVAICNPLLYNIAMSPKVCSNLIFGSYSMAFSGAMAHTGCMLRLTFCDANIINHYFCDVLPMLQLSCTSSYVNELVVFVVCGINIILPSLTIFISYGFILCNILHINCTEGRSKAFHTCSSHIISVLLFFGSFSFMYLQPSSAGSMNEGKISSVFYTNVVPMMNALIYSLRNKDVKLALRKTLCRRNFLS, encoded by the coding sequence ATGGCTACTGGAAATGTCTCTTTTGTAACTGAATTCATACTGGTGGGATTAACAGACCACCCAGATCTCCAACTCCCTCTGTTCTTCTTCTTTCTAGCAATGTACATTATCACTGTGCTGGGAAACTTGGGCTTGATAACTCTAATTGGGCTGAATTCTtaccttcacacccccatgtactttttcctctttaacttgtccttcatagacctttgttattCATCTGTTTTTACACCCAAAATGCTGATCAACTTcatatcaaagaagaatattatcTCCTACCAGGGGTGCATGGCTCAGCTCTACTTCTTCTGCTTTTTTGCCATCTCTGAGTGCTATGTACTGACATCAATGGCCTAtgatcgctatgtggccatctgtaatccACTCTTGTATAACATTGCCATGTCCCCTAAAGTGTGCTCCAATCTTATTTTTGGTTCATATTCGATGGCATTTTCTGGTGCCATGGCCCACACTGGATGCATGCTGAGACTGACCTTCTGTGATGCCAACATTATCAACCATTATTTCTGTGATGTCCTCCCTATGCTCCAGCTCTCCTGCACAAGCTCCTACGTCAATGAGCTGGTGGTATTCGTTGTGTGTGGCATCAATATCATCTTGCCCAGTCTCACCATCTTTATCTCTTATGGTTTCATTCTCTGCAACATCCTGCACATAAATTGCACTGAGGGCAGGTCCAAAGCCTTCCATACCTGCAGTTCTCACATAATCTCTGTTTTACTGTTCTTTGGgtcattttcatttatgtatctTCAGCCATCTTCTGCAGGGTCTATGAATGAGGGAAAGATCTCATCTGTCTTTTATACTAATGTGGTTCCCATGATGAATGCCTTAATCTACAGCTTGAGGAACAAAGATGTTAAACTTGCCCTGAGAAAGACCCTGTGTAGGAGAAATTTTCTATCATAA